The stretch of DNA AAAGTGCTACCTCGCCGCTGGCGGGAGGCTTCTCGGGCGGTGAGCTGAGGCTCCGGGATCGCGCTTGTACGGGGAGGAGTACAAGGAAGACCGAGAGGGGTGCGCGAGGAAGAAGTGACAACCACTCCGAGATCTTCCTTGTATTCGAAGCATTACAAGCATTATCGTGAAACTGTGAACGTCTCCTACGCGCTCATCGCAGACATCGTCCGCTCGCGCGAGCTTCCCGATCGCAGGCGCGCTCAGCACGTCATCTACGAGACTCTGGACCGTGCCGCTGAAGGTCTGGCGCTGACGCAGCACCCGTACGCCACGGTCGGCGACGAGCTGCAAGCAGTCTCGGCGACCCTCACCGACGCTCTCGCTCTCACCTTGCGCACGCACCTCCTCCTGCCCGAAGGGCTGGGCCTGCGCTTCGGTATCGGCGCCGGAGCGATCTCCGAGGTCGAGGGTGAGGTGGTCGGCGGCTCTCATGGTGCGGCAGGGCGCCTGATCCAGGACGGCTCGGCATGGTGGGCTGCGCGTGAGGCGATCGAGAGGGCGCATCATCTCCAGGATGAGGGGAGATCGTTCGTTCGAACCTGGCTGCGCATCCACCCGGACTCGGCACGTGGCTCTGGGGGAGCGGGTCGTGAGCGCGAGGGGCTCGTCAATTCGGTGCTGATTCTGCGCGACCAGACAGTATTCCGCTTTCAGCCGCGTCAGCGGCGCATGATGGCCGGGCTCCTTATGGGGCAGACCCAGGTCGGGGTCGCCCGTCAGGAGAAGGTGAGTCAGCAGGCCGTATCTGATTTCGCCCGCGGTATCGGATCCTCCTTGTTGGAGGTTCAAAGAATTCTCGATGGGTTGAGCGAGAAAGGCGAGGGAGAATGACGGCCTTGCTCGTTCTTCTGCTTGCTACCGCCTCCGCGGTTGACAGCTTCGACTGGATGGGTGGGAGGTCGTCCCGGGCGTCCGTGAGGGCGAGGCTGCTGGTGGGAGTGCCGGTTGTTGCTGTTCTTGGCATCCTGGTGGGATGGCCCATCCTTCATCTTGGTGCCGAGGGTGTTGTCGTCGTCATCCTGGTGACCATCGCATGGTTGTGCTGCGGCCTTGTTCCGCGGACGTGGTGGGAAAGGTTGTCGAGGTCCCGTCAGCGGGAGCAGGTGGGGCGGTGCGGCTCCGAGGGTGGTGCGGATCGGGCGATGCGGCTCGCACGCCTTGCCCGTGTGGGCCTACTGCTTCTCGCCGTGGCACTCTGCGTCGTTGTGTGTCAGCCGCTTGGGTCTCGGGCCGCCAAGATGAGCGCCGTCGTCGGAGTCGTCGTCTTCCTGGCCGTTCCCGCCAATCGAATCGTCTCCGACATTCTTGCTGCTGCTCGCCAGTCCCCACAGGCGGATGAACGGCCGAGCGGCTCGGAGCCACCGATGCGTGGCGGTCGCTGGATCGGCCCGCTTGAGCGCATTCTCATCCTCCTGCTCGCCTCTGTCGAGGCTCCCGCTGCTGTTGCCGCAGTCGTTGCCGCCAAGGGTGTTATTCGATTCCCTGAGATCAGTAAGGATGAGGCAGGGCAGAAGGCCGAGGAGTTCCTGATCGGCTCCTTCACCTCCTGGATCCTGGCCGTCCTGGGCGCTGTTGTCATTCATGTCGCTTGAGCTGGAGGGGCGGGAGTCCTCGTTGCGGGCACGCAGCCGCCGGACGTCGTCGAACTGTGGGACTGGGTCCTCGGAGCAGTAGCCCTGCACGGTTATCGCTCATGGTCTTCGATCCGGGGGTGCGCGCAGAACGGGGATCCCGAATGCCTCACCCCATGGGCTCGAGCAACGTCCTCAATGCTCAACGCCTGCGCCATCGAGTCGGCCGTGTCCGAGCTGCGCCCGGACTGCCGAGTCCAGTTGCTCGTCGTCGGCGGGACCGCGTGGCTTCCGGTCGCTGCTGTCGTCCCGTCGGCCGCAAGTTGGTGCGTCGTGGAACGCCGACGGGTCGGGGTGGACTGACAGGGGGAGCGGTTTCGGATTCCTCGATTTTTCGTTGTTATCGCGGTGTTTTCTGGGTTTGGTTCGTCGCGCGGTTGGTGGGGGATGGGTGTATGCTGTACATATGTTCGAAGGTGGTGGGCTTCCTCGTGACCCGGCCGGTGGTGCGGCCGATGGGGTGAGCGCGCCTGCCGGGGAGCCGACGCCGGAGCCTGGGTTCCTGGTGGAGGATGCGGCCGGTTTGCTGGTGTCCCTGGGTGCGGGCAGCGAGCTGGCCGGTGTGGTGGAGGGGTTGCTGGCCCGTCTGCTGGTGACCGTCCGGGACACCGACGACGAGGGCTCCGCTGCTGACGGCGATGCAGCGCCAACCCTGTCCACCAACGAGTCGGGCACTGACGCGGCTCTGGTGGCCGCCGCCGAAGAGCTCAGGACGGTGGGTATGGAGGAGGTCGTCCCGACGGAGCTCATGGCCCTGGGGGCCTCGGGCTTGGGGGAGCTGGCCGCGGCCTGCCGCCGCCTGGCGGCCTGGGCCACCTGGGGCGAGGCCCTGGCGGCGGCCTGCCTGACCGGGTGCGCCGAGCTGTCGAGTCACCCGGGCCAGTGGGGACCGCATGGTGAGGTCTCGCCGGTGGTGGGTTATGAGGAGCGGCGGTTCAATGCCACCTGCCTGCTCTCCGCCCGCCTGGGGGTCTCCCGGACCCGGGCCGGTCAGATCGTCGACCACGGTCGGGCCCTCATGAACATGGGCTTCGCCCCGGTCGAGGCGATGGAGCGCTGCGGGGTTCTGGATTCAGCGAAGGCCTGTCTGGTGACCCGTCGCCTGGAAGCCGTACCCACTCTGGTGGCGCTGGCGGTTCAGGACAAGGTTCTGCCTCAGGCGCCTGGGCGGAGCGTGTCGCAGGTGGGGCGGGATCTGGACCGGGCCCTGATGGAGATCGACCCCGACGGCCACGCTGAACGAGCCCAAGCCAATGCCGAGCGCCGGTGCGTCTCCCGCCCCCGGCCTGCGGGCGAGGGCGTCTCCCAGATCCGCCTGCTGCTGCCGACCATGGACGCCCTGCTGCTGGATGCCACCCTGGATGCGATCGCCGCTTCGGCTCGGGCTGCCGGCGAGCAACGCACTCTGGGGCAACTGCGAGCCGATGCCCTGACCGCGATGACCCTCTCCACGCTGCGCACCAGCCAGATGGCGGCCTTCAGCCGGCCCGCCCAGGGGGTTTCCGGTGATCGAGCCGAGGAGCAGACCGGCGGGGACAGCTCGCAAGCACGGGCATCTTTGCCTGTGATATCAACAAGCTCTTGTGCTTCCCAAGGCGGCTCGGATACCGATGTCACGGCGGGTGCAGGCCCGGGGAGACTGCTGCCCGATGGGGTGCCCCTGGAAGGGCTTCTGAGCAGATTGAGTGGCCTGATGGGATCGACCAGCCCGTGGTGGACCCCCTCAGCCACCGACCACCTCCCCTTACCGGCGGGCATCCACATCAATGTCAACGTCACCGTCCCTCTGAGCAGCCTGGTTGGTCTGGGCCCGCCAGGAGATGGCCCCGCCATCAGCGGCGATCCCGGGGGCGGTGAGCGTACTGACGATTCTGAGCTCGGAGGGAGGACTCTCTCCGCCATCAGCGGCAGGAGTCTGCCCGAATCCGGACAGCCCCTCTCCACCGGGATGTCCGCCCTGGACCCTGCTGAGTCTGCGCAGGTCGCGGACGTCTCCATCGGGTCGCGGCGGGTGGCGGTGCCGGCCATGACTGCCTGGGCGCTGGCCGCCGGCGGGACCTGGAGGCGCCTGGTCACCGATCCGGTGGGCGGCACCGTCCTGGATGTCGGCCGCACCAGGTACCGGCCGCCGGCGGGGCTTGCGGACCTAGCGCGCGCCCGCGATGGGGCCTGCGTCTTCCCCACCTGCCAGGTGCCGGCCTCCCGCTGCGACATCGACCACCTCACCGCCTGGGGTGAGGGCGGGGCCACCAGCCTGGACAACCTCGTCACCTTGTGCGAGGCCCACCACCGGCTCAAGCACACCCCCGGATGGGCCCTCACCAGAGACCAGGCCAGCGGGGTCCTGTCCTGGCACACCCTCGGACTGGCAGCCCTCATCGACCAAGCCCCACCCTTCTAACACTCCAGGTGCCACTGATAGTCATGACCAGCCG from Actinomyces sp. Marseille-P3109 encodes:
- a CDS encoding SatD family protein, which gives rise to MNVSYALIADIVRSRELPDRRRAQHVIYETLDRAAEGLALTQHPYATVGDELQAVSATLTDALALTLRTHLLLPEGLGLRFGIGAGAISEVEGEVVGGSHGAAGRLIQDGSAWWAAREAIERAHHLQDEGRSFVRTWLRIHPDSARGSGGAGREREGLVNSVLILRDQTVFRFQPRQRRMMAGLLMGQTQVGVARQEKVSQQAVSDFARGIGSSLLEVQRILDGLSEKGEGE
- a CDS encoding HNH endonuclease signature motif containing protein → MFEGGGLPRDPAGGAADGVSAPAGEPTPEPGFLVEDAAGLLVSLGAGSELAGVVEGLLARLLVTVRDTDDEGSAADGDAAPTLSTNESGTDAALVAAAEELRTVGMEEVVPTELMALGASGLGELAAACRRLAAWATWGEALAAACLTGCAELSSHPGQWGPHGEVSPVVGYEERRFNATCLLSARLGVSRTRAGQIVDHGRALMNMGFAPVEAMERCGVLDSAKACLVTRRLEAVPTLVALAVQDKVLPQAPGRSVSQVGRDLDRALMEIDPDGHAERAQANAERRCVSRPRPAGEGVSQIRLLLPTMDALLLDATLDAIAASARAAGEQRTLGQLRADALTAMTLSTLRTSQMAAFSRPAQGVSGDRAEEQTGGDSSQARASLPVISTSSCASQGGSDTDVTAGAGPGRLLPDGVPLEGLLSRLSGLMGSTSPWWTPSATDHLPLPAGIHINVNVTVPLSSLVGLGPPGDGPAISGDPGGGERTDDSELGGRTLSAISGRSLPESGQPLSTGMSALDPAESAQVADVSIGSRRVAVPAMTAWALAAGGTWRRLVTDPVGGTVLDVGRTRYRPPAGLADLARARDGACVFPTCQVPASRCDIDHLTAWGEGGATSLDNLVTLCEAHHRLKHTPGWALTRDQASGVLSWHTLGLAALIDQAPPF